One genomic segment of Scophthalmus maximus strain ysfricsl-2021 chromosome 3, ASM2237912v1, whole genome shotgun sequence includes these proteins:
- the LOC118316717 gene encoding CD9 antigen-like — protein sequence MGKVEGGMKCVKYLLFVFNFIFWLMGSFVLAVGLWLRFDPETVSLLNGEKAPDTFFIGVYILIGAGSLVMLVGFFGCCGAVRESQCLLGSFFACLLIIFGAEVAAGVFGFLNKDKIIEDVQNFYSTTYNENNNSTLIVSYQKVLNCCGTSANPCPDSQPETKDCETGIKDFFNSKLYIIGYVGIGIAGVMIIGMIFSMVLCCAIRNSREVI from the exons ATGGGGAAGGTGGAAGGAGGAATGAAATGTGTGAAGTACCTTTTGTTCGTCTTCAACTTCATATTCTGG TTGATGGGATCCTTTGTGCTGGCCGTGGGACTGTGGCTGCGCTTCGACCCAGAAACTGTCTCTCTGCTCAATGGCGAAAAGGCTCCAGACACCTTCTTCATCG GTGTGTATATACTGATTGGTGCCGGCAGCCTGGTGATGCTGGTTGGCTTCTTCGGCTGCTGTGGAGCCGTGCGCGAATCTCAGTGCCTGCTGGGTTCA ttcttTGCCTGTTTGTTGATCATCTTTGGCGCTGAGGTGGCAGCAGGGGTGTTTGGATTCCTAAACAAAGACAAG ATAATTGAAGACGTTCAGAACTTCTACTCCACGActtacaatgaaaacaataacagcacttTGATCGTCTCATACCAGAAAGTA CTGAACTGTTGTGGAACCTCAGCAAACCCCTGCCCAGATTCTCAACCAGAAACCAAG GACTGTGAGACAGGCATCAAGGATTTCTTCAACAGTAAACTCTACATCATCGGGTACGTGGGCATCGGCATCGCTGGAGTCATG ATCATTGGGATGATCTTCAGTATGGTTCTTTGTTGTGCCATTCGCAACAGCAGGGAGGTCATATAA